From the Candidatus Cloacimonas sp. genome, one window contains:
- a CDS encoding tetratricopeptide repeat protein: MHKIMLIILGLLATTFCLAQESPVMLYLQNPSLDTYQNAVQYLIEKDKEGESGIQAKLNLAYISNLESNRLLEIAQAAVDSLKPGERFALANIYLETGKYTEAINIYELLNKTTPKWSCPWRHKGEALYQTGNFTAAKKSLENAIETNKEHYDAYIWYAKTLYELKEYKQALSALETAFSLPSNSEESEFDQANPEPEITQLY; this comes from the coding sequence ATGCACAAAATTATGCTTATCATTCTGGGATTGTTGGCTACAACATTCTGTTTAGCTCAGGAATCACCCGTTATGCTTTATCTGCAAAATCCCTCTTTAGATACCTATCAGAATGCGGTTCAATATCTTATAGAGAAGGATAAGGAAGGGGAAAGCGGCATTCAGGCAAAATTGAATCTTGCCTATATCAGCAATCTGGAATCCAATCGCCTTTTGGAAATTGCTCAGGCAGCCGTTGATAGCTTAAAGCCGGGAGAGCGTTTTGCCTTGGCAAATATTTATCTCGAAACCGGAAAATACACTGAAGCCATAAACATTTATGAACTTTTAAATAAAACAACTCCCAAGTGGAGCTGTCCTTGGCGTCATAAAGGCGAAGCACTTTACCAAACCGGAAATTTTACAGCCGCCAAAAAGTCCTTGGAAAATGCCATAGAAACCAATAAAGAACATTACGATGCCTACATTTGGTATGCCAAGACCCTCTATGAACTGAAAGAATATAAACAGGCATTATCCGCTCTCGAAACGGCGTTCAGCTTACCTTCCAACTCGGAAGAGAGCGAGTTTGACCAGGCAAATCCCGAACCAGAAATCACTCAACTCTATCA